The Desulfosporosinus acidiphilus SJ4 genome has a window encoding:
- a CDS encoding 2-hydroxyacid dehydrogenase, with protein MNKWNVYVTNEIPKPALDMLAEHCDLEVNRLGKPLPKSTLLEKVQGRDAVLCLLTDQIDNEVFKAASQAKIFANYAVGYNNIDIPAATERGIMISNTPGVLTDTTAELAWALLFSVARRVAESDKYTRMGKYEGWGPMLFLGQDVMNKTVGIIGPGRIGLSFAKRAKAFDMKILYTGRAPNPQFEKETGGQYVSLNQLLQDSDYVSIHTPLLPETFHLIGEKEFKQMKKTAILINTSRGPVVDELALVKALQTGEIWGAGLDVYEWEPKLAEGLSELNNVTLCPHIASATIETRTKMGTIAASNILTAMKGELPPNCLNPEVFKSKFDK; from the coding sequence ATGAATAAATGGAATGTTTACGTAACAAATGAAATTCCCAAACCAGCTTTAGACATGCTGGCAGAACATTGCGACCTTGAAGTAAATCGTCTGGGGAAACCTCTGCCCAAGTCAACTCTTTTAGAGAAAGTTCAAGGACGGGACGCCGTTTTATGTTTGCTGACAGATCAAATCGATAATGAAGTGTTCAAGGCAGCCAGCCAGGCTAAGATTTTTGCCAACTATGCTGTTGGCTATAACAACATCGACATTCCTGCGGCTACCGAACGGGGAATTATGATCTCCAACACACCAGGAGTTCTCACGGATACTACTGCCGAGTTGGCTTGGGCTTTATTATTTTCTGTTGCCCGAAGAGTTGCCGAGTCAGACAAGTACACTCGAATGGGCAAATATGAAGGCTGGGGACCGATGCTGTTTTTAGGACAAGACGTTATGAACAAAACTGTAGGCATCATAGGCCCGGGAAGAATCGGTCTATCCTTTGCTAAAAGAGCTAAAGCCTTTGACATGAAAATACTCTACACCGGCAGAGCACCCAATCCCCAGTTTGAAAAGGAAACCGGCGGGCAGTATGTAAGCTTGAATCAACTTCTCCAAGATTCAGACTATGTTTCGATCCATACCCCCCTTCTTCCCGAAACATTTCATCTCATCGGCGAGAAAGAGTTCAAACAAATGAAAAAGACAGCCATCTTAATTAATACTTCCCGAGGCCCCGTCGTTGATGAGTTAGCCCTTGTCAAAGCGTTACAGACCGGGGAGATCTGGGGAGCAGGCCTGGATGTTTACGAATGGGAGCCAAAATTAGCTGAAGGGTTAAGTGAACTGAACAATGTTACTCTCTGCCCGCATATCGCCAGCGCTACTATAGAAACCCGAACTAAAATGGGCACCATAGCCGCCTCCAACATTCTTACTGCCATGAAAGGTGAACTACCTCCCAACTGTCTGAACCCTGAAGTGTTCAAGTCTAAATTCGACAAATAA
- the hprK gene encoding HPr(Ser) kinase/phosphatase → MVTVRQLVEEFEFRVIAGKRGLEKEITDYSLKRPSAELVGYLTYLTPQRIQIYGRTELGLFEELSPHLRYDNLAKVMIGEVPCLIVTRGLPIPPEFIQLAEERDIPLLASDRSTTQLYYLLIRFLANRLAPSTLVHGVLVDVFGVGVLITGDSGIGKSETALELIRGGHLLVADDAVEVQRVDEENLHGRAPQSIRHLLEVRGLGILDVTKLFGAGSVREEKEINLLVELEEWEEGKYYDRLGLDPPQTSTILGIPVPKVTIPVRPGRHLASIIEVAVMQNRLRSRRK, encoded by the coding sequence CTGGTAACGGTTAGACAATTAGTGGAGGAATTTGAGTTTAGAGTCATAGCAGGCAAAAGGGGTCTGGAGAAGGAAATTACTGACTACAGTCTTAAACGACCCAGCGCCGAACTGGTGGGTTATCTAACCTATTTGACTCCCCAGAGGATTCAGATTTATGGACGCACTGAATTGGGCTTGTTTGAAGAGCTTTCTCCTCACCTGCGTTATGATAATTTGGCCAAGGTTATGATTGGGGAAGTACCCTGCCTCATTGTTACAAGAGGGCTGCCGATTCCCCCGGAATTTATCCAGTTAGCGGAGGAAAGAGATATACCGCTGTTGGCCAGTGATCGCTCCACCACGCAGCTTTATTATTTGCTGATTCGCTTTCTCGCTAATCGCTTGGCGCCTTCAACTCTGGTTCATGGGGTTCTGGTGGATGTTTTTGGCGTGGGGGTTTTGATTACCGGAGACAGCGGCATTGGGAAAAGTGAAACTGCCTTGGAGTTAATTCGCGGCGGGCATTTATTAGTGGCTGATGATGCCGTTGAAGTGCAGCGGGTTGATGAGGAAAATTTGCATGGCAGAGCACCGCAATCCATTCGCCATCTTCTCGAAGTAAGGGGCCTTGGCATTTTAGATGTCACGAAACTCTTTGGGGCAGGGTCTGTTCGTGAAGAAAAGGAAATCAATCTTCTCGTGGAATTAGAAGAATGGGAAGAAGGGAAGTATTATGACCGCTTGGGTCTTGATCCTCCTCAAACCTCAACAATTTTAGGTATCCCTGTCCCCAAAGTGACAATTCCGGTTCGCCCAGGCCGTCATCTCGCCTCCATCATCGAGGTAGCGGTTATGCAGAACCGCCTGAGAAGCAGGCGGAAATGA
- a CDS encoding MFS transporter, producing the protein MKISERLEQLPVSRFHYVLLITAGLGWMFDSMDTGIVSFILPVLMKDWHLSPEQIGNIGSIGLLGMAIGAVISGTIADRIGRKKVFAFTLLTYSIATGLCGLSWNLTSLLVFRFIVGFGLGGQLPVAVTLVSEFSPVKHRGKFLVLLESFWAFGWLLASVISYLIIPKFGWPIAFFIGFLPALYVLYLWRSIPESPRYLLSKGRIQEAEAIVLKIERECNVTSSKKLSPGTDAQQMKESVTQADQAKFAELFSAGLFRRTVFLWLLWFGIVFSYYGIFTWLPSLLALKGFSLTKSFSYVMIMTLAQIPGYFSAAYLVDKIGRKTTLALYVMGTAITAYFFGQGTTAAVILTMGSLMSFFNLGAWGIIYTYTPELYPTRTRATGSGWAAGFGRIGGILAPIVVGEMIGKFQNGAQAVFILFALVLVAVVLDVVILGEETKGQSLEELASE; encoded by the coding sequence ATGAAAATTAGTGAACGGCTGGAACAGTTGCCGGTTTCAAGGTTTCATTATGTTCTACTTATTACAGCGGGTTTAGGATGGATGTTTGATTCCATGGACACTGGAATTGTATCGTTTATTCTTCCGGTATTGATGAAAGATTGGCATTTGAGCCCGGAACAAATAGGAAACATTGGGAGCATCGGACTCCTTGGCATGGCCATCGGGGCAGTTATTTCCGGGACTATTGCAGATAGGATAGGACGCAAGAAGGTGTTTGCCTTTACTTTGCTGACTTATAGTATTGCCACAGGATTATGTGGACTTTCTTGGAATTTAACCTCTTTGCTGGTTTTCCGGTTCATCGTCGGTTTTGGACTTGGCGGGCAGCTGCCAGTTGCGGTTACGTTAGTCAGTGAATTTTCACCGGTTAAACACCGGGGTAAGTTTCTTGTCTTACTGGAGAGTTTTTGGGCTTTTGGCTGGCTGCTGGCTTCGGTAATTTCTTACCTGATCATTCCCAAGTTCGGTTGGCCAATTGCTTTCTTTATCGGCTTTCTCCCCGCTTTATATGTGCTATACCTGTGGCGGTCAATCCCAGAATCGCCCCGCTACCTTTTAAGCAAAGGACGAATTCAGGAAGCTGAAGCTATTGTGCTTAAAATAGAACGGGAATGCAATGTTACTTCAAGTAAGAAATTATCACCCGGTACAGATGCTCAGCAGATGAAGGAATCGGTGACTCAGGCTGATCAAGCGAAGTTTGCGGAATTGTTTTCTGCCGGACTCTTTAGGCGAACGGTTTTTCTTTGGCTTTTATGGTTTGGAATCGTCTTTTCTTACTATGGAATTTTCACATGGCTGCCCTCACTGTTAGCCCTTAAAGGTTTTTCTCTGACAAAGAGCTTTAGCTACGTTATGATTATGACTCTTGCCCAGATTCCCGGCTATTTTAGTGCCGCCTATTTGGTGGACAAAATCGGACGCAAAACAACTCTTGCCCTCTATGTTATGGGAACGGCTATTACTGCTTACTTTTTTGGACAGGGAACAACAGCTGCGGTCATTCTTACCATGGGTTCTCTAATGTCCTTCTTTAATCTAGGGGCCTGGGGAATTATTTACACCTATACCCCTGAACTATATCCAACACGGACAAGAGCTACTGGCTCAGGCTGGGCGGCAGGTTTCGGACGAATAGGGGGCATTTTGGCTCCTATTGTCGTCGGTGAAATGATTGGGAAGTTTCAAAACGGAGCTCAGGCAGTGTTTATACTTTTTGCCCTTGTTTTAGTGGCCGTAGTTTTGGATGTCGTAATTCTGGGTGAAGAGACCAAAGGACAGTCATTAGAAGAACTTGCCTCCGAATAG
- a CDS encoding HPr family phosphocarrier protein, with protein sequence MLTRELVINNKSGLHARPASLWVQTASRFRSKIKIKHGNSVVDGKSILGILSLGLSTGSVFELSAEGEDEAEAVAALEKLMSDLETQDK encoded by the coding sequence ATGCTGACCCGTGAGTTGGTGATAAATAACAAATCAGGGCTTCACGCTCGTCCGGCATCCCTATGGGTTCAAACTGCAAGTCGTTTCCGCAGTAAAATTAAAATTAAGCACGGAAATTCCGTGGTGGACGGCAAAAGTATTTTAGGAATTCTTTCCTTAGGTCTGTCCACGGGCAGCGTTTTTGAGCTTTCTGCTGAGGGCGAGGATGAAGCAGAAGCTGTTGCCGCTCTGGAAAAATTAATGAGTGATCTTGAAACTCAAGATAAGTAG
- a CDS encoding transcription repressor NadR, with product MSQKEGLSGQERRDHLLKLLKNSKEPIKAAALAKLTGVSRQVIVQDIALLRASEEPVIATPHGYLYSSDFGPKGLQRIIYSRHSPSDTEKELNILVDHGVSVLDVGVEHSVYGNIFRPLQLRSRLDVKKFLVQMSENNAYLLSSLTGGLHLHTIEAPSEEVLKQVYEALKQEGFLVDIKE from the coding sequence ATGAGCCAAAAAGAGGGTTTATCCGGTCAAGAACGCCGAGATCACTTGTTAAAACTATTAAAAAACAGCAAAGAACCCATCAAAGCAGCCGCCCTAGCAAAACTTACAGGGGTCAGCCGCCAGGTTATTGTTCAAGATATAGCCCTTCTCCGGGCCTCAGAGGAACCGGTGATTGCTACTCCTCACGGTTATCTATATTCTTCAGATTTTGGCCCCAAGGGTCTGCAAAGAATTATATACAGCCGTCATTCACCCTCAGACACTGAGAAAGAATTGAACATCTTAGTGGATCATGGCGTTAGTGTACTCGATGTCGGCGTAGAGCATTCCGTATATGGCAATATTTTTCGTCCCCTCCAACTAAGAAGCCGCTTGGATGTTAAAAAATTCTTGGTCCAAATGTCCGAGAACAATGCTTACTTACTATCTTCGTTAACCGGCGGCCTGCATCTTCATACCATCGAGGCTCCGTCAGAGGAAGTATTGAAACAAGTTTATGAAGCTCTGAAGCAAGAAGGATTTCTAGTTGATATTAAAGAATAA
- a CDS encoding YidH family protein: MLKLTKDTPALEPNINRRLHLANERTFLAWIRTSIAIMGFGFVVERFALFLKQMSYVLEKSNIDVPLPPSHGYSSMIGIFLVALGSLMSILAYLKYRSIDAQISADTYQPSSFLNILLSISVLAVGTFLIFYLLQSV, from the coding sequence ATGCTGAAATTGACAAAAGATACCCCCGCTTTAGAACCTAATATTAATCGACGTCTTCATCTTGCCAATGAAAGAACGTTTTTGGCCTGGATTAGAACGAGTATCGCAATTATGGGCTTTGGTTTCGTTGTCGAGCGCTTCGCCTTGTTCCTTAAGCAAATGTCCTATGTTCTCGAAAAGTCAAATATCGATGTCCCCTTACCCCCTTCTCATGGGTATTCATCAATGATTGGGATCTTTTTGGTTGCCCTTGGCTCCTTAATGAGTATCTTAGCCTATCTAAAATATAGGAGTATTGATGCCCAAATCAGTGCCGATACTTATCAGCCATCGTCCTTTCTCAATATTTTACTCAGTATTTCGGTTTTAGCCGTTGGCACATTCTTGATATTCTATTTACTGCAAAGTGTGTAA
- the cax gene encoding calcium/proton exchanger — protein sequence MKLLNFLLLAIPVSIFFHLTNSSPVLAFLAACLSIIPLSGYMGKATEEIAIYVGPSIGGLLNATFGNAAELIITLFALKSGLVEVVKASITGSIIGNLLLVLGLSMLLGGFKFKTQKFNRAAAGMHTSMLLLAVTGLIIPAIFLSKHTSPAAEPLSLGVAAVLILVYLLSLLFSLHTHKDVFRPSQEHSGTPQWTKLKALLILLTATILVVMESEFLVSGIEPVVNTLGISELFIGVIIIPIIGNAAEHTTSVMMALKNKMEISLEIAIGSSTQIALFVAPLLVFIGYFIGKPIDLLFTSYELVVIILGTVITAIISMDGRSNWLEGAQLLASYVIMALAFLFV from the coding sequence TTGAAGCTTCTTAATTTTTTACTTTTAGCTATCCCTGTCAGTATCTTTTTCCATCTTACCAACAGCTCGCCTGTCTTGGCATTTCTGGCGGCTTGCTTAAGTATTATTCCTCTTTCCGGCTACATGGGAAAAGCCACAGAAGAAATTGCTATTTATGTCGGCCCAAGTATTGGAGGACTATTAAATGCCACCTTCGGAAATGCCGCCGAACTCATTATCACACTCTTTGCCTTAAAATCCGGTCTCGTCGAAGTTGTTAAGGCATCCATAACCGGATCAATTATTGGCAATCTGCTCCTCGTTTTAGGTCTGAGCATGCTGTTGGGAGGTTTCAAATTTAAAACACAGAAGTTCAACAGGGCCGCCGCAGGCATGCACACTTCCATGTTGCTCTTAGCTGTTACCGGCTTGATTATTCCCGCAATTTTTCTCAGTAAACATACCAGTCCTGCTGCCGAACCCTTAAGTCTCGGGGTGGCCGCAGTTTTAATCCTGGTGTATTTACTAAGTTTGCTCTTTTCCCTGCATACTCATAAGGATGTCTTTCGTCCCAGTCAAGAGCATTCAGGTACTCCTCAGTGGACAAAGTTAAAAGCATTGCTTATTCTCCTAACCGCTACCATCCTTGTTGTCATGGAAAGCGAATTTCTGGTGTCGGGAATCGAACCCGTCGTTAACACCCTAGGAATCAGTGAACTTTTTATCGGAGTTATTATAATCCCTATTATCGGCAATGCTGCCGAACATACAACCAGTGTTATGATGGCTCTAAAAAACAAAATGGAAATCAGCTTGGAAATCGCCATCGGGTCCAGCACTCAAATTGCTCTCTTTGTTGCTCCCTTGCTGGTCTTTATTGGCTATTTTATCGGGAAGCCAATCGACCTTCTTTTTACAAGTTATGAGCTCGTTGTCATTATTTTAGGAACTGTGATTACAGCCATTATTAGTATGGATGGCCGCTCAAATTGGCTGGAAGGCGCACAGCTATTGGCATCTTATGTAATTATGGCTTTAGCCTTTCTTTTTGTGTAA
- a CDS encoding glutaredoxin family protein: MKNVTMFSSDTUPYCTMAKEFLSQHNISYQERNISTDQEALNELERRNIRGVPAFIVGNDTVVGFNKNKILSLLH, encoded by the coding sequence ATGAAAAATGTAACGATGTTTAGCAGCGATACCTGACCTTATTGCACTATGGCGAAGGAGTTTCTTTCGCAGCATAATATTTCGTATCAAGAACGAAATATCAGCACCGATCAGGAGGCCCTGAACGAGCTGGAAAGAAGGAACATTCGAGGAGTTCCGGCATTTATCGTCGGTAATGACACGGTGGTTGGCTTCAATAAGAATAAAATTCTCTCCTTGCTCCATTAA
- a CDS encoding FAD-binding oxidoreductase, giving the protein MKPEIIQELNAIVGEENLYTTLEDLYCYTYDASFIKADMKNIAGVAVYPGTTEEVSKILTLANREKIPVVPRGAGTNVSGGSVSIGDCIVLVLKRMNKILEIDRKNLIAVVEPGVITGQFQREVEKLGLFYPPDPASLAVSTMGGNVAECAGGPRGVKYGVTRDYILGLEVVLPTGEIMTTGGRTIKNVTGYDMTKLFTGSEGTLCVVTKIIVKLIPLPEAKSTMMAVFSEIEQASETVSEIIAGGLVPCSLELLDNIYIKNIEEYAKVGLPIEAGAVLLIEVDGDSEILAKQIGKIEQICRRLGAVQIRVATTKEEAEDLWLARRSAFASVSRVKPTIIGEDATVPRSQIPVAVRRIQEIAAKYNIIIAILGHAGDGNLHATILTDEMDQEEALRVEKAIEEIFVLTVELGGSLSGEHGIGRAKSKFIALQTGEIGLEVQRRIKLALDPNNILNPGVMFGA; this is encoded by the coding sequence TTGAAACCTGAAATCATTCAAGAACTAAACGCAATAGTAGGAGAAGAAAATCTTTATACGACTCTAGAGGACTTATATTGCTATACCTATGATGCATCTTTCATAAAAGCTGATATGAAAAATATTGCGGGTGTCGCGGTGTATCCGGGGACAACCGAAGAAGTTTCCAAGATTCTTACACTGGCTAATCGTGAAAAAATTCCCGTAGTTCCCCGGGGAGCAGGCACTAATGTCAGCGGAGGAAGCGTTTCAATCGGTGACTGCATCGTCCTTGTTCTGAAGAGAATGAATAAAATCTTGGAGATCGACAGAAAGAATCTTATTGCTGTGGTGGAACCGGGAGTAATCACCGGGCAATTCCAAAGAGAAGTGGAAAAACTCGGCCTCTTTTACCCCCCTGATCCGGCAAGCTTGGCTGTCTCAACCATGGGAGGGAATGTGGCAGAATGTGCCGGCGGCCCCCGGGGCGTAAAATACGGTGTAACCAGGGACTATATTCTAGGTCTTGAGGTGGTTTTGCCGACGGGTGAAATCATGACTACCGGCGGCAGAACGATAAAAAATGTCACAGGCTATGATATGACAAAACTTTTTACCGGTTCGGAAGGAACGCTTTGTGTGGTCACAAAAATTATTGTTAAGCTTATTCCCCTGCCTGAGGCCAAGAGCACTATGATGGCTGTTTTCTCTGAGATAGAGCAGGCTTCGGAGACAGTGTCGGAAATCATAGCCGGCGGTCTGGTTCCTTGTTCCCTTGAATTACTGGATAATATCTACATTAAAAATATTGAAGAGTATGCCAAAGTGGGGCTTCCCATCGAAGCCGGAGCTGTACTCTTAATCGAAGTGGATGGGGACTCTGAGATTCTGGCTAAACAGATTGGCAAGATTGAACAGATTTGCCGCCGCCTTGGAGCGGTTCAAATTCGGGTCGCCACCACGAAGGAAGAGGCGGAAGACTTATGGCTTGCTCGGCGATCCGCCTTTGCTTCGGTTTCTCGGGTGAAACCCACGATTATCGGGGAAGATGCAACGGTTCCGCGCAGCCAAATTCCGGTTGCAGTACGAAGAATCCAAGAAATTGCTGCAAAGTACAATATAATTATTGCCATTCTAGGCCATGCGGGAGATGGAAATCTTCATGCTACTATTCTAACCGATGAGATGGATCAGGAGGAAGCGTTAAGAGTTGAAAAGGCCATTGAAGAAATTTTCGTTCTCACAGTAGAATTAGGTGGTTCCTTAAGCGGAGAGCATGGCATCGGACGGGCAAAATCTAAATTTATCGCTTTGCAAACCGGCGAAATAGGTCTGGAAGTCCAGCGGAGGATTAAGCTTGCTCTAGACCCGAACAATATTCTAAATCCTGGCGTTATGTTTGGAGCGTGA
- a CDS encoding (Fe-S)-binding protein codes for MDRSFETWEQEVIRCIRCGSCQNVCPVFRELQAESTVARGRVKLIRGAISKDLSLTEGFISKMSLCLMCKACVANCPSGVKVDKLVEAARREIVNQKGLSPLKKLVFRWVLKNRWIFETGMSTGRILQKLVFRPGPGGQGMLPRMPLGIDQRRLLSPLAPKPLKALYPEVVTVPNPRMRVAFFTGCMINYIYTDSGRAVINVLNRLGVDVIIPRLQNCCGTPVRMNGDYETAREMARANIDVLLKEKADGVVVACGTCGLALKEEYAELLQDDPRYAEKAKLLGKMVKDFTELVVPMEDYQENLGELPLKVTYHDPCHLVRGLKVREQPREIIKQIPGIEFIEMTKPDTCCGSGGSFSLAHYELATKINNHKVEDIRQTGAEVLVTGCSACRMHILDGFHRQEAAIRVMHTAQLLEMAYEAKENKKE; via the coding sequence ATGGATCGTTCATTTGAGACTTGGGAACAAGAAGTCATCCGCTGCATACGCTGCGGCTCCTGCCAAAATGTTTGTCCTGTCTTTCGAGAACTTCAGGCAGAATCTACTGTGGCCAGGGGGAGAGTAAAGCTCATACGAGGGGCTATCAGCAAAGACCTTTCCTTAACCGAAGGGTTTATTTCCAAGATGTCCTTATGTTTAATGTGTAAAGCTTGTGTAGCTAACTGTCCAAGCGGCGTCAAGGTTGACAAGCTAGTAGAAGCTGCCCGCAGGGAAATCGTGAACCAAAAAGGGCTTTCTCCTCTTAAAAAGCTGGTTTTTCGGTGGGTACTTAAAAACCGGTGGATCTTTGAGACCGGAATGAGTACAGGGAGAATCCTCCAGAAGCTTGTTTTTCGCCCAGGTCCGGGCGGGCAGGGAATGCTGCCCAGGATGCCCTTGGGGATTGATCAAAGAAGGCTGCTCTCCCCGCTTGCTCCAAAACCCTTAAAGGCATTGTATCCGGAAGTTGTTACAGTTCCCAATCCACGGATGAGAGTGGCATTTTTCACCGGATGCATGATTAATTATATATACACGGACAGCGGAAGAGCGGTGATTAACGTTCTGAATCGTTTGGGAGTGGATGTTATCATTCCCAGACTTCAAAATTGCTGCGGAACCCCGGTGCGGATGAACGGGGATTACGAAACGGCGCGAGAAATGGCTCGGGCTAATATTGACGTCCTCTTGAAGGAAAAGGCGGATGGAGTGGTCGTCGCTTGCGGGACCTGTGGTTTAGCCCTTAAAGAGGAATATGCAGAGTTATTGCAGGATGACCCACGTTATGCGGAAAAGGCAAAACTTCTGGGAAAGATGGTCAAGGATTTCACGGAACTGGTGGTTCCCATGGAAGACTATCAAGAAAACCTAGGTGAACTTCCTCTCAAAGTTACCTATCATGATCCCTGTCATCTTGTGCGTGGATTGAAAGTAAGAGAACAACCCAGGGAAATTATTAAGCAAATCCCCGGGATAGAATTTATAGAAATGACGAAACCGGACACTTGCTGCGGCAGCGGTGGTTCCTTCAGTTTAGCTCATTATGAACTTGCGACAAAGATTAATAATCACAAAGTCGAAGATATCCGGCAAACCGGTGCGGAAGTATTAGTTACGGGATGTTCAGCTTGCCGCATGCACATTTTGGACGGATTTCATCGACAAGAGGCTGCCATTAGAGTGATGCATACTGCTCAACTTTTGGAGATGGCTTATGAAGCTAAAGAAAATAAAAAGGAATGA
- the ptsP gene encoding phosphoenolpyruvate--protein phosphotransferase, translating into MENNIWHGLGVSAGRAAGPIWYMKEFHTDAAGEISGVRSADEEMARLQQAVTRTEKNLTALEEKVKAEQGEEVAQIFVAHKLLLSDPSFVGEAYQRLEKGQLSAEQALQEVAAEAVQMLRSLDDPYFQERAVDVQDVLGQLLKSLQNVQEDAADLFPPTGNYVVLADELTPAQTIALPKDRVLGFIVRQGGKTSHAAILARTYGIPALVGMAEGWDALTQQKWLELDGDEGWARPSAENQVAFANNGEGNDDISGESPLLRGMIFAANIGSPGDLPLVEKFKAQGIGLYRTEFLFMGEELPSEEEQLEAYRQVVAACSPHLTVIRTLDIGGDKKAPALHLPQEKNPFLGVRALRLTLRRPELFRQQLRAIWRASAAGPTAIMFPMIATIEELERAKENLWAAREEVLQAGYEIGELQVGMMIEIPSAAWLADKFAPKVDFFSIGTNDLTQYMLAVDRENPELAELNQPYHPSVLAMIARVSQAALQNGIWTGICGEAGGDPLLAPFFKAVGIKELSMAPGSLAKVRTALAKLEQSKEEQERLVSSVLDCASTAEVVNTLQAYKAI; encoded by the coding sequence ATGGAAAATAATATTTGGCACGGACTTGGGGTCTCGGCGGGACGTGCCGCCGGACCAATCTGGTATATGAAGGAATTCCATACAGATGCTGCAGGGGAAATTTCCGGGGTGCGTTCGGCGGACGAGGAAATGGCCCGGTTGCAGCAAGCCGTAACCCGGACCGAAAAGAATTTAACCGCTCTGGAAGAGAAAGTAAAGGCTGAACAAGGCGAGGAAGTAGCTCAAATATTCGTGGCCCACAAACTCTTACTCAGCGATCCTTCGTTTGTTGGCGAAGCTTATCAACGCTTAGAAAAAGGGCAGTTAAGCGCGGAACAGGCTCTTCAGGAAGTAGCGGCCGAAGCAGTGCAGATGCTGCGCAGTCTTGATGACCCCTATTTTCAAGAGCGCGCAGTCGATGTCCAGGATGTTTTAGGCCAACTATTAAAGAGCCTTCAGAATGTACAAGAGGATGCGGCCGATCTCTTCCCCCCAACGGGAAATTATGTGGTTTTGGCGGATGAGTTGACCCCAGCCCAAACCATTGCTTTACCTAAAGACAGAGTTCTGGGTTTTATCGTGCGCCAGGGTGGGAAAACTTCTCATGCAGCAATTTTGGCCCGCACCTATGGTATTCCGGCTCTCGTCGGCATGGCGGAAGGCTGGGATGCCTTAACCCAGCAGAAATGGCTTGAATTGGACGGTGACGAAGGCTGGGCTCGGCCATCTGCCGAGAATCAGGTTGCTTTTGCCAATAACGGCGAAGGGAACGACGATATTTCTGGCGAAAGTCCCTTGCTTAGGGGAATGATTTTTGCAGCGAATATCGGCAGCCCCGGTGACTTGCCTCTTGTCGAGAAGTTTAAGGCTCAGGGGATCGGATTATATCGAACAGAATTTTTGTTTATGGGAGAAGAACTTCCCAGTGAAGAAGAGCAGCTGGAAGCCTATCGTCAAGTCGTTGCTGCCTGTTCACCCCATTTGACGGTCATTAGGACCCTAGACATCGGGGGAGATAAAAAAGCCCCGGCTTTGCATCTTCCCCAAGAGAAAAACCCCTTTCTCGGCGTTCGTGCCCTGCGGCTTACTTTACGGCGTCCTGAACTTTTTCGGCAGCAGCTGCGGGCCATTTGGCGAGCCTCTGCAGCAGGACCAACGGCGATTATGTTTCCCATGATTGCAACGATAGAGGAACTTGAAAGAGCCAAGGAAAACCTTTGGGCAGCGCGAGAGGAAGTTTTGCAGGCAGGTTATGAGATCGGAGAGCTTCAGGTCGGGATGATGATTGAAATTCCTTCGGCAGCCTGGCTGGCGGACAAATTCGCTCCTAAGGTTGATTTTTTCTCAATCGGCACCAACGACTTGACTCAGTATATGTTGGCTGTAGACAGGGAAAACCCTGAACTGGCTGAGCTCAATCAGCCTTATCATCCCTCAGTTTTGGCTATGATCGCCCGAGTCAGTCAGGCTGCCCTGCAAAACGGGATTTGGACAGGGATTTGCGGTGAAGCCGGAGGAGACCCGCTTCTAGCGCCTTTCTTCAAAGCAGTCGGTATCAAAGAGTTAAGTATGGCACCGGGGTCTTTAGCTAAAGTTCGAACCGCCTTAGCAAAGCTGGAGCAGTCAAAGGAAGAACAAGAAAGATTGGTAAGTTCTGTTCTGGATTGCGCATCTACTGCTGAAGTTGTAAATACCCTTCAAGCCTATAAGGCAATCTGA